Part of the Solanum pennellii chromosome 10, SPENNV200 genome is shown below.
GAATCTGAATGGCATGTAAGATCCTTATCTGATTTTATTGAATAGACCGGTTGGGATAGAAGTAATTACTGCATTTGATTGGTTTATGATTCCTTGTTTTCTAGATCTGTTTCAACTCATGCAAGATGGATGGAATAGTAAAGGTTCAAAAGTTAATCGTATATTGCAGAGAAAATCATAGCTTGTTGCTAATTCAGTTCCTTTAGCTGTCTACATTAGTTCTACAAACGAACATTCTTGGTACTATTGTGCTTAGATTTTCTTTGCACATTTTGGCAGGTCTTTGCTGCTCTCTTTGTAATTGATGGACGATTGCCCTGCTAGCTACAATTTGGCGTCTGAAAATGTAGGCGCTCATTGCGAGTCATCAAAGGGGATGCCTAATTGTGCTTTTGGAAATATAGAAGGTCTTTCTCTAAATGATTTTGGCCACCATTTCACTGAATGTCTCAATATTCAGGATGCTGAAGACTCAAATGATAAGTGCAATGTTGAGACTGTGAAGGAAGATGTAACTAAAGATTCCCATGGAAGTGATTCTGGTAGTGCTTCTGTAAAATGCTTGATCAAATGTGCAACTTTTCCATGCTCTGGTATTAGCGTGCCTCCTGCAGAATTTGGTGGGAAGGAGCCAGAGGGAAATATGAATGCTGAAGTAACGACACATGGTGCTGAAGCTAAATCTCCTGATTTGCCTTACTCACGTTCCATATCTCTGCCAGTGAGTTTTCTGTGTCTTCAATAATGTTCATCAAGTTCCTTATCCTTAATGTATTGATATTATGATAGAGGCCTTCTTGATCTTTTTGCCAATTtgttattcatgaaaatatatagCCATTACTTACATATATCTTGTTTTCGTTAAGACAATCAACGTCTCTTGTCACTTTAGTTAGTGGTAATCTTGGATTCTACTTGTGAAGTGTTGATGGTGAGGTACAGATGTGTATTACATTCTATTATTATGTAGAATTATTGTTTAAAACGTAGGAATGAACTCACTCTCTCCTTTTTATTATCTTCTTTGGACATGGTTTGACCACTTCTCTGTGGTATCTTGCTTACGGTTTTTAGCAGTTCTTCTTGGGGTTATTATTGATTTGAAATTCCACAAGCCACAATTTCCTCTCTTTCGTGGATTAAGTTTTTGATTTGAGTTGTTTGTAACCATGACTTGCTCTTGGTTTTTAGTTGCTTGGTCTTATAAACTTTGACGATGAGTACTAGGTCATCGTGAATTCTACTGTTGggattttttaatgtttgtatACCATGGTTCAGTTTCTTCTGGGATACGTTTTGGTTATGGCCGATTCAGTGTAGGATTCATTTTGCTATCCATTTTTGTGAATAGGTTACGTATTATAtctagaaaagagaaaaaacaaatctGTAGAAGAAATACAATATACCCTGTCAAAAAAAGAATAGGATACACACGAATACTCATTCATACCCATATATTGGttgttttttttggttataCTCTGACCACCTTTCCCTGGTATGCTGCTTCTGGTCTCTGCATTCTCCTTGGGTTTGTCAGCAATATGACTCCCACAAGCCATTATTTCTTGGCTTTAGTTTGTATTGTAAGCAATGTGGCTAGTTGTATCATACTGTAGTTACAGTATAGTGGAAACAGCACTGGAGCATAGAACTGCTGTTTCAGATACAGAGAACGACACTAAATGGCGATTGTTTCACGGTTGAGCGATCAAGTAACTGCAGATGTTAACAGTCCTGTTTTTTCCTCTTTCCTTctgtgttttatttattcacAGACTCCTTTGAAGCTTGTATCTGCCATAAAAGGTGGCCGTGAGAAACAAGGCAGTCTATCGAGGAAGCTGACTGTAACATGGGCTCCAGATGTGTATGATCCTATTCCAACATCAGTGTCACATGTGCCAAATCCAAACAAGGGACAAAACCATAAGAATGGCAAGAAGAAGAATGGGAAGAATAAGCAGAAAAACAATGGCAAATCCTCACGAGGGAGCAAGGGTAGAGACAAGAAGCAAGCTCGTAAACATGGAGAGAGTTCTCAGATAAGTAACCATCCTCTGGATGATAGCAATATCGAACCTTCGTCAAGCGAGGTACAGTCTAGCGTTGTGGATTTGGATATTGACAGCCCAGATCCATTTTGTGGGAGAAGTTTTCTTCAGAACTCTATCACAAAACTGCACTTCCCGGTTGCAAAGGCCAGCTGAACTCCCTTTTTGATCTTGGTGGCTTGGCTCTCTTGAAGATTTCATCAGAGTGTTGTGTAAATAAATAAGTGTGTGAGGGCTTTGTTAAGCAGTGAAACGAGAATCGTAGTTAGTCGTGGTATGTTTATGCTAAACTTTTCTACCTTTGTTATGTCAGTTGACTCTTAAATTTGTTCTATGCCATATTTAGAAAGtagaatataatatttgaaaataaataaaaaaattgtgagtGGACTTGAAAAGTAGTGAGaataactttttcaaatttgaaacaCGTCTTCcgttgttatttttaaaaacaatatatgTCAGAACCTCGCTTATTTTAGGGAAGCACAAAGGTAATTCcaaccaaaagaaaaagaagagaaagatgaGTTCACGAGAGATATCCATGGATACAATTATGGAAGATGAAGATTCCTTTGTTTCTAATACAAATGCGATCATCTACGCTGCTTCAGATATCTCAGGCTGGACTCACAGTTTGTTCTCAGATAACAATATTCCTAATTCATCCTCTTCTACCAGTGTAGACGAACACCATCAGCAGATTTCAACTGCTGCCGGTGGCGGTGGTAAAGAGGATGATTCGATGACTGTATCATCAAGTGCATCTTCCAGCTGgtttaataataataagcaaATTGATGATCACCAAGAGATTAGGATATTTAACGTTGATTTCAGGTCACTTTGCAACAACACTTGCAGTGGATTTGAATCTCGTGGTGGTTTATTGCCGGATACTGGTCGGACAGTGAACGGAGACGCTAGTGTTTTGCTTGTCAATATCATAGTAGCTTGTGCCAAGGCAGACAAAAAGAACTACTCATGTCTAGCGGACAGATTAATTCGTAACATAGTTTTGCTTGTCAATATCATAGTAGCTTGTGCCAAGGCAGACAAAAAGAACTACTCATGTCTAGCGGACAGATTAATTCGTAACATAATAAGGAGATTTGAAGTTGCACAATTTGGAGGAGCAATGAAGAAAGTGGCGACACATTTTGCAGATGCTTTCGATAATAAGATTCACAGATTGATTCCACAAGATATTGTTGGATTATCCTATAACCATACGAGTTTCTACGGGAACTGCCTCTTCCTCAAATTCGCCCACTTCACTGCCAATCAATCAATTTTGGAGGCCTTTGCCAATTTCAATAGAGTACATGTCATTGATTTCAGCTTCAATCAAGGTTTGCAATGGCAGGCACTTTTGCAGGCTCTTGCTTTGCGTCCTGGCGGTCCACCAGCTTTTCGGCTCTCAGGAATTAGTGTCCAACCTATGTCTGATGATGGTAGCGATCCATTACAGGAAGTTGGTTTTAAGCTCGCCCAATTTGCAGAGTCAATTGGTGTCGAATTTGAATTCTGTGGATTTATGGCCTATGCTTTAGCTGATCTTGAAGCATCGATGTTGAACATTAGACCTAGTAATGAGGAAGCAGTGGCTGTGAACTCTGTTTTCGAGCTTCAACCTCTGTTTTCCATTCCAGGGGCAATTGAGAAAGTGATGGATTTAATAAAACAGATAGAGCCCAAGATTGTGACCATCACCGAACAAGAAGTGAATCACAATGGGAGAGTCTTTAGTAGCAGGATTATTGAAGCATCGCGTTACTATTCAACAATGTTTGATTTTCTGGAGAATTTAGAATCAATTAGTCCCAACAATTTAGACACGGTCATGGAAAAGCAGTGCCTAGATGTAATGGTGTCAGAGATCTATAATTTGGTGGCTTGTGAAGGGACTAAGCGAATTGTGAGAAGTGGGACTCTGGGTCAATGGCTAGTGAGGATCTACTCTGCAGGGTTCAACCTGGTTCCCCTGACTTCAAATACTTACAAACAGGGAGCCATGTTATTGGCCTCTTTCCCAAATGCAGAGGGATATAAAGTAGAAGTGAAAGATGGGTCTCTTATGCTGAGCTGGAATAGTCTCCCTCTCATAGCCAACTCCACTTGGCGGCTATGTAGCCAAGTCTAGGGAGTCTGGTCAATGGCTGAGGTTGCTCGGCAGCTGTCCTGGAAAAGCTTGCTGCTCTGCAACTGTCCTGCATCATCCAGTACGTAGTTTTATATGTCAACTGACTCAGAGCGCACTGGTGTTACTCTTCTTTTACTATTTACATGTATCGTCTCAGATGTGTCTGACAGTACAAATTGATAACATTTGTAAGATGGTTCTTTTCTTTGACCTCACTGATATTAAGAGGATCTCTGCAGTAGCCATCAACTTAGATAACGCCAAGGACACAGTCTTTTGGAAACAGTTGTCTCTACCTCCACGTGATAGGAATGTTTGAGTACATTCTACCCTCCCCAAACCCTGCTTATGGGACTACACTAgatttgttgttattgttgaggGTAGTACCTTGATGTTCCTCGTTTTTATGTTATCAGAACTTGTTATTGTCTGTGATGCAATGCTATTTTCTCTATTTAACATTTGTCTTAGATCAATTATGTTATCTGTAATACCTTTTCTGTTTTTGATTGTCTAAATTTTTCCAGGCTTGAATGACAAATTAATTGTAATTcccaaaggaaaaaaattaggCGTTCATCATAGTTACTGTTCTATATACATTAGGTTTTGCCTTCTGTGGGAGACGAGGCACTTCTTGTCTCTGCATCATTCATTATGCTTATTTTTCCAGAGTATTGAAGCTGAAGGTCTCAGGGATCGATCACTCGTCACATTTGGCTGAATCCCTTGATGACTCAAAGACAATGATCTATCCCTATTCCCTGCAAAGAAGGTTTCCAAGCTCTCGCATTTAGCAGTGGTAGTAGAGAAGGAGCACAAGAGACTTCTTACGCGATAATCCATAattaagaaaagtaaagaagagCATTAATGTGCTTCCCTTATTCATAGGCTCGGAAGTTGGAAATAAGATTGCTATAACTACCCTAAGTGAATCGTTAAACTATTTTACTTTGTTGTGCATGAAAGGTTCAACTAAAAATTAAGAGACATTTTTGCAGTTATTACAAGCAGGTCCGGCTCTTGCTAGTTAGTCGTGGCATGTTCATACTAAACTTTTCAACCTTTGTTATGTTAGCTGACTCTTTAATTTGTTCTATGCTATATTTCATGTTAGTTCGAAGAAGGACTCCTTAGTTCCATGACTCTTGGTGCTTATTCAAAACTCAAAAGTCAGTCTACTGGTTTTTTCAAGATGAAAGCTCCTTGgtttgaagtttaaatttgCAAATTTGGTTATGTCAATCGCGTGTATAGCTTAGCATTGAAGGGTTAACACTTGACTCTCGTCTACCGTCATTTTTAGGTATTTAGTCAAATAGTTGAGACCTGTCACAGCTCTATATGAGGCCATAGTGTAGGCATTGATAGAAAGATGAGGTGGTACAAATTGAAACAAAGTACGCAAACCTGATGGGCTAGCTtaactcatattttatttttttttgttaattaggACCAAAGTCGGGTGACTTTTATGTCCCAACGAAATAGAAAAACGACTTTTGTGTGATAAATTTGACTTTTATATGACTAAAAAATAATAGCTGAATGACTGTCTTCGTTAAaatgtttctttcattttaataaCCATTGAATCAAGGCTTGATTGGTAGAATTAAAAATAGGATCTAGACTCAATTGTCAATTGCCcagaaaataattcaatatatgaCAAAACcttttaaataaagaaatatccATATCCAAATGGGAC
Proteins encoded:
- the LOC107002317 gene encoding uncharacterized protein LOC107002317 isoform X1; this encodes MDDCPASYNLASENVGAHCESSKGMPNCAFGNIEGLSLNDFGHHFTECLNIQDAEDSNDKCNVETVKEDVTKDSHGSDSGSASVKCLIKCATFPCSGISVPPAEFGGKEPEGNMNAEVTTHGAEAKSPDLPYSRSISLPTPLKLVSAIKGGREKQGSLSRKLTVTWAPDVYDPIPTSVSHVPNPNKGQNHKNGKKKNGKNKQKNNGKSSRGSKGRDKKQARKHGESSQISNHPLDDSNIEPSSSEVQSSVVDLDIDSPDPFCGRSFLQNSITKLHFPVAKAS
- the LOC107002315 gene encoding DELLA protein GAI-like, which gives rise to MSSREISMDTIMEDEDSFVSNTNAIIYAASDISGWTHSLFSDNNIPNSSSSTSVDEHHQQISTAAGGGGKEDDSMTVSSSASSSWFNNNKQIDDHQEIRIFNVDFRSLCNNTCSGFESRGGLLPDTGRTVNGDASVLLVNIIVACAKADKKNYSCLADRLIRNIVLLVNIIVACAKADKKNYSCLADRLIRNIIRRFEVAQFGGAMKKVATHFADAFDNKIHRLIPQDIVGLSYNHTSFYGNCLFLKFAHFTANQSILEAFANFNRVHVIDFSFNQGLQWQALLQALALRPGGPPAFRLSGISVQPMSDDGSDPLQEVGFKLAQFAESIGVEFEFCGFMAYALADLEASMLNIRPSNEEAVAVNSVFELQPLFSIPGAIEKVMDLIKQIEPKIVTITEQEVNHNGRVFSSRIIEASRYYSTMFDFLENLESISPNNLDTVMEKQCLDVMVSEIYNLVACEGTKRIVRSGTLGQWLVRIYSAGFNLVPLTSNTYKQGAMLLASFPNAEGYKVEVKDGSLMLSWNSLPLIANSTWRLCSQV
- the LOC107002317 gene encoding uncharacterized protein LOC107002317 isoform X2, giving the protein MDDCPASYNLASENDAEDSNDKCNVETVKEDVTKDSHGSDSGSASVKCLIKCATFPCSGISVPPAEFGGKEPEGNMNAEVTTHGAEAKSPDLPYSRSISLPTPLKLVSAIKGGREKQGSLSRKLTVTWAPDVYDPIPTSVSHVPNPNKGQNHKNGKKKNGKNKQKNNGKSSRGSKGRDKKQARKHGESSQISNHPLDDSNIEPSSSEVQSSVVDLDIDSPDPFCGRSFLQNSITKLHFPVAKAS